The following proteins are co-located in the Legionella busanensis genome:
- a CDS encoding glycine zipper family protein produces MFTIFRGYYKRAVEAVQNIIPQEMFAAEDPDKGKVTIEVDIPRAGFLDFSGQRTYKDLAEAWKKDDVVTEDYIQGRMNAGVFCELMYKTGVMTGQIVPTSIKEKGDFFSHLKGENQVSVSFAYFSDSGKPCGFSLISSKSDPDYWIISIIRDATTDAEHREVSIWINVGKDKIPEDFLVRNSELDSSLQLQKDLNEDVNALLLQELQCQKLADLLRNIIRSNNALDLQILDLLQKQVRSPSELVNNEKAAITPFWKTKLKELSATLGSIGIGAIIGAGIGALLGTLVFPVIGTKLGVLIGAALGGCAGGAVGLSGVGLYELWKNNPKTSAAVTILGNAGLGAAAGAIIGTFIFPGIGTGVGTLIGAGVGVSLGFAVTGIGNLIRQNFKTGTGLTTLGSAGIGAGLGALLGTLVFPVLGTKIGAVVGALIGASIPLIGAGVKLAYEKYKDFSSRRQSRSSSGSGDEKEDLGTMGRHSPNIMVKGLNITQIGEVPSNIAQLNSEKEKVGRKGNESSADPVIEDDKKFNM; encoded by the coding sequence ATGTTTACGATATTTAGAGGTTACTATAAAAGGGCGGTAGAGGCTGTACAAAATATAATTCCGCAAGAAATGTTTGCTGCTGAAGATCCTGATAAAGGAAAAGTAACTATTGAAGTCGATATTCCCCGCGCTGGTTTTTTAGATTTCTCAGGTCAAAGAACTTATAAGGATTTAGCAGAAGCATGGAAAAAAGACGATGTTGTTACGGAAGATTATATTCAAGGTCGTATGAATGCTGGCGTTTTTTGTGAGTTAATGTATAAAACAGGCGTGATGACTGGCCAAATTGTACCTACAAGTATAAAGGAGAAGGGAGATTTTTTCAGTCATTTAAAAGGAGAGAACCAGGTTTCTGTCTCTTTTGCCTATTTTAGTGATAGTGGTAAGCCATGTGGATTTTCCCTTATAAGTTCTAAGTCAGACCCTGATTATTGGATAATCTCCATTATTAGGGATGCTACTACTGACGCTGAGCATAGAGAAGTAAGTATTTGGATCAACGTAGGCAAAGATAAAATTCCTGAAGATTTTTTAGTTAGAAATTCGGAGTTAGATAGTTCACTTCAATTACAAAAAGACTTAAATGAGGATGTTAATGCCTTATTATTGCAAGAGTTACAATGTCAAAAACTAGCTGATCTTCTTCGTAATATAATTAGATCAAATAATGCTTTAGACTTACAGATATTAGATTTGTTGCAAAAACAAGTCCGCAGTCCAAGTGAGTTAGTAAATAATGAAAAAGCAGCTATTACCCCCTTTTGGAAAACAAAGTTAAAAGAATTAAGCGCTACATTAGGCTCAATAGGTATAGGTGCAATCATAGGCGCTGGCATAGGTGCACTGTTAGGCACGCTCGTTTTTCCAGTTATAGGAACTAAACTTGGTGTGTTGATTGGCGCTGCTCTAGGAGGTTGTGCAGGTGGAGCTGTTGGTTTATCTGGTGTTGGACTTTATGAATTGTGGAAAAATAACCCTAAAACAAGTGCTGCTGTAACCATTTTAGGTAATGCTGGCTTAGGCGCTGCGGCAGGTGCCATTATAGGAACCTTTATCTTCCCAGGCATAGGAACGGGTGTTGGTACACTCATTGGTGCTGGAGTTGGCGTATCTTTGGGTTTTGCTGTAACTGGTATAGGCAACTTAATTAGACAAAATTTTAAAACAGGAACTGGTTTAACTACCTTAGGAAGCGCAGGTATAGGTGCGGGTTTAGGCGCACTTTTAGGTACGCTTGTTTTTCCGGTTCTAGGAACCAAAATTGGTGCCGTGGTTGGCGCCTTAATAGGTGCTTCCATTCCCTTAATAGGAGCAGGTGTTAAATTAGCTTATGAAAAGTATAAAGATTTTTCAAGCAGGCGGCAAAGTAGGTCTAGCTCTGGCAGTGGGGACGAAAAAGAGGATTTAGGCACAATGGGCCGACATTCGCCTAATATAATGGTTAAGGGTCTCAATATTACTCAAATTGGAGAGGTGCCTTCAAATATCGCCCAACTTAATTCAGAAAAAGAAAAAGTAGGAAGAAAAGGGAATGAATCATCTGCAGATCCTGTAATCGAAGATGATAAAAAATTTAATATGTAA